CAATCCGTTCGCGCTCTAATGCGTTTAGCTCTTTGGTGTAATCTTGCGCCGGTGCAGTATTAATTCCAGATACTGTATTAATTGTGTAGGCGGTAGCGTTATCGTTACAAGGGAATTGCGAAAAGGTAGTGCCGTTTTGTGTAACGCATTTATAGTAAGTTGTGGCATTTTGCGCATGCAAAGAAAGCGAACATACCATTAAAGCGCATAAAAAAAGTGTGTGTTTTTGCATTGTGTTCATCCCTGAGCGTTTACTGTGGTTTAGTAAATATAACCTAGCTTGGTGTTATAGCAAGCTAGGTTAAGGGATAGAGCTATTGTGTGTAGGTTTTTAGCTTTTTAATACTTTGTACTAAAAACGGGATATCGAGACTTTGCTCAATAGAAAAACCTTCAGCGGCAGATATGTTTTTATAGTTACCGTCTGAATCTATTAGTGTAATTCTATCTTTTTTGTAAGCAATAACTACGCCTTGAGAGTAATTCACGCCAGTGTCTGTTTTTTTCTTATACAGGTTTTCACCTAGCATGGTTTGTTTAACCACAGACTTACAGTTTAAGTATTGGCCTACACTGGTTGCAATAATGTCACTGGGTTGAATAAGTCCATCTACCTTGGCTATTCGCTTATCAGAGCTGTATAACACCGATGATGTAACTACTTCCGAACTATTATTAGCTAAGCTAAACGCAAAAATATGGGTGTCGTCACTGCGAGGAGACGGGTTATCTTCACCTTTAAAGATTTTGATTGCACTGTTTGAATGCGCTTGATCGTTTATAAAGTTTAGCTTTTCAATGCCAGCAAGTTCTATACTTCTGCGCTGACTTTGCCACGCAGGTAAGGTTTGCTCTGATAAAATAGCCATTTTATAAAAAGAAGGTAAGCCATACACTAAACTAAATAAGCTATCGCCATGGTGTGTTGGCTGTAAAAACTGATCTGTTTTATGTAAGTTTTTATGCTTAGCAACAAAACGACTTAACTGCTCGTTGGTATCAAATACAAAAATGTCTACTTGCTGCTCAGTGTAATCTTCACATTTTTGTAGCGGCGCAGGTATTTGATAATTAACGTTTTGGTTATTAATTCTAACATTGTGAGCTTGCTTATAGCTTTCAATATCGAGCAAATCATTTTTTGCTAATAAGCTTTTAGCGGTCGTAGGGTACGACAATGGTAAAACGTTATCTTGCTTTGTTATATCAAATTTTAAATTTGCATCTGCCCAAATGTGAATACTGTGGCTAAGTGCAAAACAAAGCACTAAAAACGAGCTGGCAAAACGGGCAAATTTAAGTTGTTTTAAACGTGCTAAGTGCTGCCAAGTATAGTTACTTACAACTAGCTGAAAGCCTAAAATGAGTAAAACAATCCCCCCAGCTAACAATGTAGTGAGGGCCGGCGAGCTAGTAAGGCGATGCCACAATAAGGAAATAATTTCCGGTAGCGCAGAAGAGCTTAAGTGATAGCCCAAATTAACGTATACATATGCATCAAGCGTTAAAATAGACGCCCCAAGTGTTGCAATAACAGCAGCCATACCGCGGATATGACGAGGATAAGGAAATACTAAGCTTAAAGGAAATACCGTCAGCACAAATGCTAAAAAAGCGATAAAGCTCGTATGGCTTAACCATGTCACTAACATATAGGTAATGCCCATAAAGCTAGTAGGCGGTGAATCTGCAAATAAAAAGCTTAGGCTAATAAAAAGCGCTAAACCAATATTTGCAAAAGTGAACCAGTGGCCCCAACTTAATAACTGACTCGCTTTAGACGAAAACTGATTGTGCTGCGATAAATTCATATAATTTATTTAACCGACTGAGCAAGTGCTTTAGCAAAGTTCTCAGTTACGGCTTGTCTTTTCCCTGCAGGTACATGCTCTTTTAGGATATGCGTGATAGAATTTCCTAAACACATAAGGCTTAAATCAACCGGCGCATTATGTTGCGTTAGCACATCAATGAGCTGATCGACGATTTGTTCTACTTCTTCATTAGAGTATTTTGATAAGATTGGCATCAGTTGGTTCAATAAAAGAGTTATATTCTCGTATTTTAACACCAGAGGCGTGAAAAACAAAGATGACAACAGACGTTAAAAAATTAGTCGTTCATTATGTAGACAAAAAAGACGACGATACGCAAATTCACCTACGAAACGATGAAATGGTGATAAACGATAAAGTCGCTGTTTTTATCGAACAACTGCATCATGCATACAATGGTAAGCCAGGCAAAGGCTACTGTGCATTCAGTGGTGATAAAAACAGTGTTGTCGCATCGGCAATGCAAAGCTATCGCAATGACGAGCTAGGCTTTTGGCACATGACCGAGCAAGCATCCACTGTTTTAAAAGAAGAGTTAGACAAATACGCCTTTAGCGAAACGGGTTACTTAGTATTTTGTCATTATCAGTATGTGGCTACTGATTACATGCTAATTGCCATGATCAACATAAAAGAGCACTACAGCATGACCTCTGAGCTTGATTTAGCAGCATCGCGCCACTTAGATATATCGCGCATGCAATTAGCAGCTCGTATTGATTTAACCGCATGGGACACACAAGCTGACGATAACCGCTATATCTCGTTTATTAAAGGGCGAGCAGGGCGAAAAGTAGCAGACTTTTTCTTAGACTTTCTAGGGTGTGAAGAGGGCATAGACCCTAAACAACAAAGCCAAGTGATGCTTAGCGCTGTTGAAGATTATTTATCTGAGCAGGAATTTGATAAAACAGAAAAAGACGAACTACGTAAGCAAGTATTTGATTACTGTAACGACTGCGTAACCACGGGTGAAGATGCAAGCGTAAGTGAGCTTTCGGCAACACTCACTAAGGGCGATGACAGTCCGTTCGATAGTTTTTGTAAAGAGCAAAGCTATGACTTAGAAGAGTCCTTCCCGGTCGATAAAAAAACGGTGACCAGTATGGTTAAGTTCTCGGGCTTAGGAGGCGGTGTAAGTGTCAGTTTTGAACGTAAACATTTAGGTGAGCGTGTAACTTACAATGAAGCGACCGATACACTGGTTATTAAAGGCGTTCCGCCTAACTTAAAAGATCAATTACAACGCTTTATGGAAGATAAAAGCGAGTAAACTTATTTGATCTAAAGCAGATTTAAGAGCGCGATATTTATATCGCGCTTTTTTATTGCCTGTAATTTAGTTTTATTAATGCTCGAAAGCACAGTGCCTCTAATCCTCTTTGTGAATATGCGTTTATTACGGGCTTTGCCCGGCACGCTAACAAGCTATGCGTCCACACGATAGAGTTTATACTGGTGCTAATGTAGCTGTAGGCGTGAAGCTTGCTCACGCGAGAAGCAACGTAGTTGTTTATTTTTGCTAATAAAGATCTACTGCACAAAGAGAAGTGAATGAGAATAAAATGAGAAAACAACACCAATTTAAACAATTATTTTTTCATTTCTTCTCTAAAAGCGCAGCGCCTCTTATCCTCTTTGTGAATATGCGTTTATTACGGGCTTTGCCCGGCACGCTAACAAGTTGTGCGCCTACAAGTTAATATTATTCACGGTGTTGAAGTTCGGCTGGAGTCATAAAGTTTGCTTAGGCGAGAAGCAACGCTTCGGTTTACTTTTGGACGGATTACCGCACAAAGAGAAGCGAAAGAGGAGCAATTGAGAAAATACATTTCAGGACAAGCCAGGTATTAAAACAAAAAAGCCGCGCTATTTTTACATAGCGCGGCTTTTTAATAAGGCTAAGGGTTACTCAGCGCTCATTGTTTTAGTCATTGCAGAACTCGCACGACCAGCTGGTTTAATTGAACCCGCACG
The genomic region above belongs to Pseudoalteromonas sp. MM1 and contains:
- a CDS encoding DUF3413 domain-containing protein, which translates into the protein MNLSQHNQFSSKASQLLSWGHWFTFANIGLALFISLSFLFADSPPTSFMGITYMLVTWLSHTSFIAFLAFVLTVFPLSLVFPYPRHIRGMAAVIATLGASILTLDAYVYVNLGYHLSSSALPEIISLLWHRLTSSPALTTLLAGGIVLLILGFQLVVSNYTWQHLARLKQLKFARFASSFLVLCFALSHSIHIWADANLKFDITKQDNVLPLSYPTTAKSLLAKNDLLDIESYKQAHNVRINNQNVNYQIPAPLQKCEDYTEQQVDIFVFDTNEQLSRFVAKHKNLHKTDQFLQPTHHGDSLFSLVYGLPSFYKMAILSEQTLPAWQSQRRSIELAGIEKLNFINDQAHSNSAIKIFKGEDNPSPRSDDTHIFAFSLANNSSEVVTSSVLYSSDKRIAKVDGLIQPSDIIATSVGQYLNCKSVVKQTMLGENLYKKKTDTGVNYSQGVVIAYKKDRITLIDSDGNYKNISAAEGFSIEQSLDIPFLVQSIKKLKTYTQ
- the yejK gene encoding nucleoid-associated protein YejK, which codes for MTTDVKKLVVHYVDKKDDDTQIHLRNDEMVINDKVAVFIEQLHHAYNGKPGKGYCAFSGDKNSVVASAMQSYRNDELGFWHMTEQASTVLKEELDKYAFSETGYLVFCHYQYVATDYMLIAMINIKEHYSMTSELDLAASRHLDISRMQLAARIDLTAWDTQADDNRYISFIKGRAGRKVADFFLDFLGCEEGIDPKQQSQVMLSAVEDYLSEQEFDKTEKDELRKQVFDYCNDCVTTGEDASVSELSATLTKGDDSPFDSFCKEQSYDLEESFPVDKKTVTSMVKFSGLGGGVSVSFERKHLGERVTYNEATDTLVIKGVPPNLKDQLQRFMEDKSE
- a CDS encoding DUF1414 domain-containing protein, which encodes MPILSKYSNEEVEQIVDQLIDVLTQHNAPVDLSLMCLGNSITHILKEHVPAGKRQAVTENFAKALAQSVK